One stretch of Saccharopolyspora erythraea DNA includes these proteins:
- a CDS encoding helix-turn-helix domain-containing protein — protein MLKSDATLRARQLGAELRRSRREAGLGAEHVADKLGVSMSKISRLETGSCGPKLEDVAGMLALYGVTGHARAQLLELCREIAAGERGWWQRREMSHKQRTLIELESEATRIINYESLLIPGLLQTGEYTRALLQGMGVVPENEIEDRMVTRLLRQSVLRKERAPQLVAIIYEAALRQHVGGPDVMRRQFEYLVHAAAWPHVTIRVVPFSNGVHSGLDGPFAKLEFASAPSVLYIANLTSSLFLEEREDIDVHNRAIKGLSKAALDAGESAKLIAGLAIELDRPPSA, from the coding sequence ATGCTCAAGTCGGATGCCACCCTGCGCGCCCGCCAGCTCGGCGCGGAGCTGCGCCGCTCGCGAAGGGAGGCCGGGCTCGGCGCGGAGCACGTGGCGGACAAGCTCGGCGTCTCCATGTCGAAGATCAGCCGCCTGGAAACCGGCTCGTGCGGCCCGAAGCTGGAGGACGTGGCGGGAATGCTCGCGCTCTACGGCGTGACCGGCCACGCCCGCGCGCAACTGCTGGAACTGTGCCGGGAGATCGCGGCGGGGGAGCGGGGCTGGTGGCAGCGGCGGGAGATGTCGCACAAGCAGCGCACGTTGATCGAGCTGGAGTCGGAAGCCACCCGGATCATCAACTACGAATCGCTGCTCATACCCGGACTGCTCCAAACCGGTGAGTACACCCGGGCTCTGCTGCAAGGCATGGGTGTGGTGCCGGAGAACGAGATCGAGGACCGGATGGTCACCCGGCTCCTGCGGCAGTCGGTGCTGCGGAAGGAGCGGGCGCCGCAGCTCGTCGCGATCATCTACGAAGCGGCGTTGCGGCAGCATGTCGGTGGCCCGGACGTCATGCGGCGGCAGTTTGAGTATCTGGTGCATGCGGCGGCGTGGCCACACGTCACGATTCGGGTGGTGCCTTTCTCCAACGGAGTGCACTCGGGGCTCGATGGTCCATTCGCCAAGCTTGAGTTCGCCAGCGCGCCTTCAGTCCTATACATCGCGAACCTGACATCAAGCCTCTTCCTGGAAGAACGGGAGGACATCGATGTGCACAACAGGGCGATCAAAGGGCTGTCGAAGGCTGCCCTGGATGCGGGAGAATCGGCAAAGTTGATCGCCGGTCTCGCTATCGAGCTGGACCGGCCGCCGAGCGCGTAG
- a CDS encoding ABC transporter substrate-binding protein translates to MSETQAGSGMSAADVLRLVAPRWVRPRRLGRIPDQPIVHAVRETAPGMLADQLSDHLGTIVPHAEVHAGDTARSTERERSVQVRTLLDTAVLGLREHDSWPRIGRLQFPRYALTSWLLKQNLRPAELNHAPHSNIRDLLHDFLNSRRRPRRGKQNAREAAAWTSMTEQLPWYLFLLSLVAFPVYYSLWVRRGKVPRWFLRQQYLAPRESADFPSFVRRLITTPSERESAEQVRRLLVHAFLSDLADSHSRRLWRWRWVPKDCYPVLLLKDLRPGTVGETLVRLVNNVRNETGGRDPLLVVATGEQPLEDGETPRAPVTLEQWERDLQVARRKRSPTAWYVPLRIAEEPADAFDYDRSGALGRAHLPLKRSKLVRRTPLLLVILLLVGSTAGYAGYLQTHCGQWWPYQNSDIREVDGECIGVSDTSGTSYFFSAHDERMVAAQKKLAEQNEEAEQRWEDQPNLPNPTVVYFSTFPSSDDDPPTLAGIADELDGVAVMQRESLGRNVLMKVVLANGGLRMRHGPQVAADVAELIDRDDSVVAVAGLGGSWQSTVDTVEALEAKGVPMVGTTISADLLPKSSPLFYQVAPSNAWEAKVVANYIAAGPNDPRTGAPRRPDNVLIYSNPRDLYSNDLAQLTAGELRAHGIEPMPDSDRIPCGRQNLVFFAGRANDLATFLTKMPPECGKPENYPQLLAGDDTSKLVLDDAMNDHEGVVLDHVSFTGRSAWDPQSQQGTPLRGRGLLARDALEVIALAVQTITGMDGDNPAPTQRTPVTGGTVWRGIGKALFVGSSGTIDYGTGGQIPVDKSISILRVTGGAGTPPEDELICGRFQRDPVAHRDPRCPVP, encoded by the coding sequence ATGTCGGAAACGCAGGCCGGCAGCGGTATGTCGGCCGCGGACGTGCTCCGCCTGGTCGCGCCACGATGGGTCCGCCCGCGCCGGCTCGGCCGCATCCCCGACCAGCCGATCGTGCACGCCGTGCGCGAAACCGCACCCGGCATGCTGGCCGACCAGCTCTCCGACCACCTCGGCACGATCGTCCCGCACGCCGAGGTCCACGCAGGCGACACCGCCCGCAGCACCGAACGGGAGCGGTCGGTGCAGGTCCGCACGCTGCTGGACACCGCCGTCCTCGGACTGCGCGAGCACGACTCCTGGCCGCGCATCGGACGCCTCCAGTTCCCCCGCTACGCGTTGACGAGCTGGCTGCTCAAACAGAACCTGCGCCCGGCGGAGCTGAACCACGCCCCGCACAGCAACATCCGCGACCTGCTGCACGACTTCCTCAACAGCAGGCGCAGGCCCAGGCGGGGCAAGCAGAACGCGCGGGAGGCGGCGGCCTGGACGTCGATGACCGAGCAGCTTCCCTGGTACCTGTTCCTGCTGTCGCTGGTGGCTTTCCCGGTCTACTACTCGCTTTGGGTACGCCGGGGCAAGGTGCCGCGCTGGTTCCTGCGCCAGCAGTACCTGGCGCCGCGGGAGTCGGCCGACTTCCCCAGCTTCGTCCGGCGGCTGATCACCACGCCGTCGGAGCGGGAGAGCGCCGAGCAGGTCCGCAGGCTGCTGGTGCACGCCTTCCTCAGCGATCTCGCCGACTCGCACTCGCGCAGGCTGTGGCGCTGGCGGTGGGTGCCCAAGGACTGCTATCCGGTGCTGCTGCTCAAGGACCTGCGGCCCGGCACGGTCGGCGAGACGCTGGTCCGGCTGGTCAACAACGTCCGCAACGAGACCGGCGGCCGCGACCCGCTGCTGGTGGTGGCCACCGGCGAGCAGCCGCTGGAGGACGGCGAGACGCCCAGGGCACCGGTCACGCTGGAGCAGTGGGAGCGCGACCTCCAGGTGGCGCGGCGCAAGCGTTCGCCCACCGCGTGGTACGTGCCGCTGCGGATCGCCGAGGAACCCGCCGACGCATTCGACTACGACCGGTCCGGCGCGCTGGGACGCGCGCATCTGCCGCTGAAGCGCTCCAAGCTGGTGCGGCGCACGCCGCTGCTGCTGGTGATCCTGCTGCTCGTCGGCTCCACCGCCGGATACGCCGGCTACCTCCAGACCCACTGCGGGCAGTGGTGGCCGTACCAGAACTCCGACATCCGCGAGGTCGACGGCGAGTGCATCGGCGTTTCCGACACCAGCGGCACCTCCTACTTCTTCTCCGCGCACGACGAGCGCATGGTCGCGGCGCAGAAGAAGCTCGCCGAGCAGAACGAGGAGGCCGAGCAGCGCTGGGAAGACCAGCCGAACCTGCCCAACCCCACCGTCGTCTACTTCAGCACCTTCCCCAGCTCCGACGACGATCCGCCGACGCTGGCGGGCATCGCCGACGAACTGGACGGCGTCGCGGTGATGCAGCGGGAGTCGCTGGGGCGCAACGTGCTCATGAAGGTGGTGCTGGCCAACGGCGGGCTGCGGATGCGCCACGGGCCGCAGGTCGCCGCCGACGTCGCGGAGCTGATCGACCGGGACGACTCGGTGGTGGCGGTGGCCGGGCTCGGCGGGAGCTGGCAGTCCACAGTCGACACCGTCGAGGCGCTGGAGGCCAAGGGGGTGCCGATGGTCGGCACGACCATCTCCGCCGACCTGCTGCCCAAGTCGAGCCCGCTTTTCTACCAGGTGGCGCCGTCCAACGCCTGGGAGGCGAAGGTGGTGGCCAACTACATCGCCGCCGGGCCGAACGACCCGCGCACCGGAGCGCCGAGGCGGCCGGACAACGTCCTGATCTACTCCAACCCGCGCGATCTCTACAGCAACGACCTCGCCCAGCTCACCGCAGGCGAGCTGCGGGCGCACGGCATCGAACCGATGCCCGACAGCGACAGAATCCCGTGCGGCAGGCAGAACCTGGTGTTCTTCGCCGGCCGGGCCAACGACCTGGCGACGTTCCTGACGAAGATGCCGCCCGAGTGCGGGAAACCGGAGAACTACCCGCAACTGCTCGCCGGCGACGACACCAGCAAGCTCGTGCTCGACGACGCGATGAACGACCACGAGGGCGTCGTGCTCGACCACGTGTCCTTCACCGGCCGCAGCGCGTGGGACCCGCAGAGCCAGCAGGGCACACCGCTGCGCGGGCGCGGACTGCTGGCCCGCGACGCGCTGGAGGTGATCGCGCTGGCGGTGCAGACGATCACCGGCATGGACGGGGACAACCCGGCACCCACCCAGCGCACGCCGGTCACCGGCGGCACGGTGTGGCGGGGCATCGGCAAGGCGCTGTTCGTCGGCTCCAGCGGCACCATCGACTACGGGACGGGCGGGCAGATCCCGGTGGACAAGTCGATCTCGATCCTGCGCGTCACCGGCGGGGCGGGCACCCCGCCCGAGGACGAACTAATCTGCGGCCGCTTCCAGCGCGACCCGGTCGCCCACCGCGACCCGCGCTGCCCGGTGCCGTGA
- a CDS encoding MBL fold metallo-hydrolase, giving the protein MRITVLGGCGAWPSAGLACSGFLVEHEGFRLVVDLGYAALPRLLEHTPPRGVDAVLISHGHPDHCADLNPLLRARALDDDPPPALPVFSPPQALDAVLALDRPGMLDASYLLHEFIPGAHFEIGPFEVATRLLPHWVPNAGIRLRAAGRLLAYTGDTGPCPDIADLARDADVLIAEATYAEVVPEHSAKYLSSAQQAGQYAAQAQVGRLLLTHLWPGADPHDFVDAARRAYGGDIAVADSGLVVDLR; this is encoded by the coding sequence ATGCGGATCACTGTGCTGGGGGGCTGTGGTGCCTGGCCGTCGGCTGGTCTGGCGTGCAGTGGTTTCCTCGTTGAGCACGAGGGCTTTCGCCTCGTCGTCGACCTCGGATACGCCGCCCTTCCCCGGCTGCTGGAGCACACGCCTCCGCGGGGCGTCGATGCGGTGCTGATCAGCCACGGACATCCCGACCACTGCGCCGACCTGAACCCGCTGCTGCGGGCCAGGGCGCTGGACGACGACCCGCCACCCGCGCTACCGGTCTTCAGCCCGCCCCAGGCCCTCGATGCGGTCCTCGCACTGGACCGGCCGGGAATGCTGGACGCCTCCTACCTGCTGCACGAGTTCATACCGGGCGCGCACTTCGAGATCGGTCCGTTCGAGGTAGCCACCCGGTTGTTACCGCACTGGGTGCCCAACGCCGGCATCCGGCTCAGGGCCGCCGGGCGGCTGCTGGCCTACACCGGTGACACCGGGCCGTGCCCCGACATCGCGGACCTGGCGCGGGATGCCGATGTACTCATCGCCGAGGCCACCTATGCCGAAGTGGTGCCCGAGCACTCCGCGAAGTACCTCTCCAGCGCGCAGCAGGCCGGCCAGTACGCCGCTCAAGCGCAAGTGGGTCGCCTCCTGCTCACCCACCTATGGCCTGGAGCGGACCCACACGACTTCGTGGACGCTGCCCGCCGGGCATACGGCGGTGACATCGCGGTCGCCGACAGCGGTCTCGTCGTCGACCTCCGCTGA
- a CDS encoding DMT family transporter, which produces MLSPSRAGLGWGLLGVAAFSFTVPFTRVAVASGGMSPLFIGSARAVVAALLAAAALAITKQRLPRGIQWGRAAVVAGGVVVGFPVLTSFALTTAPAGHSAVVIALLPAATATVAVLRGHERPPMSFWAMAVVGAVAAVAFAALQGGGLSGMQWSDLLLFGAVVAAAIGYAEGGLLARELGAWQTVSWALVLSAPLMAVLTGISIAQQPPSGTPLEWAAFAYLAVVSMYLGFFAWYRGLAIGPMARVSQVQLVQPVMTICWAAVLLHEALTWPTILGGMAVIVCAGIAVRARLGQWASTAKS; this is translated from the coding sequence GTGCTATCCCCTTCTCGTGCCGGTCTCGGGTGGGGGCTGCTCGGAGTGGCGGCGTTCTCCTTCACTGTCCCGTTCACCCGCGTCGCCGTCGCGAGTGGTGGGATGTCGCCGCTGTTCATCGGTTCCGCCCGTGCGGTCGTGGCCGCGTTGCTCGCTGCCGCCGCCCTGGCGATCACGAAGCAGCGCCTGCCACGCGGCATCCAGTGGGGACGAGCGGCGGTCGTCGCCGGGGGAGTGGTCGTGGGCTTCCCCGTGCTGACGTCCTTCGCGCTCACCACCGCACCGGCCGGCCACAGTGCCGTCGTGATCGCCCTCCTGCCCGCCGCGACCGCGACAGTGGCCGTGCTCCGCGGGCACGAGCGGCCCCCGATGTCGTTCTGGGCCATGGCGGTCGTGGGCGCGGTCGCTGCCGTCGCGTTCGCGGCGTTGCAGGGCGGCGGGCTCAGTGGAATGCAGTGGTCGGACCTGCTGCTGTTCGGCGCCGTCGTCGCGGCCGCGATCGGCTACGCCGAAGGCGGACTGCTGGCCCGCGAACTGGGCGCCTGGCAGACCGTGTCGTGGGCGCTGGTGCTGTCCGCGCCGTTGATGGCCGTCCTCACCGGCATCTCGATCGCGCAGCAACCACCGAGCGGTACCCCGCTCGAGTGGGCCGCGTTCGCCTACCTGGCCGTGGTGAGCATGTATCTGGGATTCTTCGCCTGGTACCGCGGACTAGCGATCGGGCCGATGGCGCGGGTCAGCCAGGTACAGCTCGTCCAGCCCGTGATGACCATCTGCTGGGCGGCGGTGTTGCTGCACGAAGCACTCACCTGGCCCACCATCCTCGGCGGGATGGCCGTTATCGTCTGCGCCGGGATCGCCGTCCGCGCACGACTCGGGCAGTGGGCGAGCACAGCCAAGAGCTAG
- a CDS encoding PLP-dependent aminotransferase family protein, with amino-acid sequence MSNDSSSKIVAGLRSWVAGAPPGAKLPSTRALVAQYGASPVTVQKALRTLTSQGVVESRPGVGTFVRAVRVARPNDYGWQTAALGSAKNRTPQLPTALRTAPNDVIALHSGYPDRELLPERLVRAAFTRAARSGAAASRPPAAGIPELQAWFATELGTAAPAGVTPPAPSDAIVLPGSQSGLSTAFRALVGAGRPLLVESPTYWGAILAATQAGVQVVPVPSGIRGPDPDELARAFERTGARALYAQPNFANPTGARWTPDLAEQVLENVRRHKAFLIEDDWAHDFGITADPAPLAARDDAGHVVYLRSLTKSVSPAVRIAGIIARGPARERILADAQSVSMYVSGMLQAVALDVVTQPAWHTHLRNLRQQLAARRDLLAEAIRDHLPTAHLEAVPQGGLNLWVRLPDTTDAAKLVQDCEADGVVIAPGDEWFPAEPTGHYLRLNYSGPNPGAFPDGARTIGRALARNNRS; translated from the coding sequence ATGTCCAACGATAGCAGCTCCAAGATCGTCGCCGGGCTCCGTTCATGGGTCGCGGGGGCTCCGCCGGGCGCGAAGCTGCCGTCGACGCGGGCACTGGTGGCGCAGTACGGGGCGAGCCCGGTCACGGTGCAGAAGGCGTTGCGGACGTTGACTTCCCAGGGCGTAGTGGAGAGCCGCCCCGGAGTGGGCACCTTCGTGCGCGCGGTACGGGTCGCCCGCCCGAACGACTACGGATGGCAGACCGCCGCACTCGGGTCCGCGAAGAACCGCACCCCGCAACTGCCCACCGCGTTGCGCACCGCGCCGAACGACGTGATCGCGCTGCACTCGGGCTATCCGGATCGGGAGCTGCTGCCCGAACGACTGGTGCGGGCCGCGTTCACGCGCGCCGCCCGCAGCGGTGCAGCCGCCAGCAGACCCCCGGCCGCGGGGATTCCGGAGCTCCAGGCGTGGTTCGCGACCGAACTGGGCACGGCCGCGCCGGCCGGCGTCACGCCGCCGGCACCGAGCGACGCGATCGTGCTACCCGGCAGCCAGAGCGGGCTCAGCACGGCCTTCCGCGCACTGGTCGGTGCGGGCCGGCCGCTACTGGTGGAGTCACCGACCTACTGGGGCGCGATCCTCGCCGCCACACAGGCGGGCGTGCAGGTCGTGCCCGTGCCCAGCGGCATCCGAGGGCCGGACCCGGACGAGCTGGCCCGCGCCTTCGAGCGCACCGGGGCCCGCGCCCTCTACGCCCAACCGAACTTCGCCAACCCCACCGGCGCTCGGTGGACACCGGACTTGGCCGAGCAGGTGCTGGAAAACGTGCGCCGGCACAAGGCTTTCCTCATCGAGGACGACTGGGCGCACGACTTCGGGATCACCGCCGACCCCGCACCCCTCGCCGCCCGCGACGACGCCGGACACGTCGTGTACCTGCGCTCGCTGACCAAGAGCGTGTCCCCGGCCGTGCGCATCGCCGGAATCATCGCCCGCGGTCCCGCGCGCGAACGCATCCTCGCCGATGCCCAGTCCGTGTCCATGTACGTCAGCGGCATGCTCCAGGCCGTTGCGCTCGACGTCGTCACCCAACCCGCGTGGCACACCCATCTGCGAAACCTCCGCCAGCAGCTGGCCGCACGTCGGGACCTGCTCGCCGAAGCCATCCGAGACCACCTCCCCACCGCGCATCTGGAAGCGGTGCCCCAGGGCGGGCTGAACCTGTGGGTACGACTGCCGGACACCACCGACGCGGCGAAGCTCGTCCAGGACTGCGAAGCCGACGGAGTCGTCATCGCCCCCGGCGACGAGTGGTTCCCCGCCGAGCCCACCGGGCACTACCTCCGGCTCAACTACTCCGGCCCGAACCCCGGCGCCTTCCCCGACGGGGCCCGCACGATCGGTCGGGCACTCGCACGCAACAACCGCTCGTGA
- a CDS encoding GNAT family N-acetyltransferase, whose amino-acid sequence MGILVEAVDEAGGREFTVEVVDMRAYGAQERAEIIDGETDPSGIDDLNLVWRDKVGHVVLRDSDKLVAHAGWLPIEIRSRGQHVPAVGLGGVLVHRSLRGHHLGQMVVEAAMGRMRRTGRPIGLLFCRAALVPYYERLGWRALSSDITVDQPDGPVLMPLTTCWVPLVDGAQLTEGPLILDGLPF is encoded by the coding sequence GTGGGCATCTTGGTCGAAGCTGTGGACGAAGCGGGCGGAAGGGAATTCACGGTGGAAGTGGTCGATATGCGTGCTTACGGTGCGCAGGAGCGAGCCGAGATCATCGACGGTGAAACGGATCCGAGCGGCATCGACGATCTGAACCTCGTGTGGCGGGACAAGGTCGGGCACGTCGTGCTCCGCGACAGTGACAAGTTGGTCGCCCATGCGGGCTGGTTGCCGATCGAGATCCGGTCCCGCGGCCAGCACGTGCCGGCTGTCGGGCTGGGTGGTGTGCTCGTGCACCGCTCACTGCGCGGACATCACCTCGGCCAGATGGTGGTCGAGGCCGCGATGGGCCGGATGCGGCGCACAGGACGACCCATCGGCCTGCTTTTCTGCCGCGCCGCGCTGGTTCCGTACTACGAGCGGCTCGGCTGGCGGGCACTGTCCAGCGACATCACGGTGGACCAGCCGGACGGACCTGTCCTGATGCCGCTGACGACATGTTGGGTCCCACTCGTGGACGGTGCGCAACTCACCGAGGGGCCGCTGATCCTGGACGGTTTGCCCTTCTAG
- a CDS encoding DUF397 domain-containing protein, with translation MGAPGLTGLSWRKSSYSGSDENCVEVAFLPTKWHKSTRSGSSENCVEVGFVPGAVAVRDSKDKQGPVLAFAAPAFASFLTSAKAGRLG, from the coding sequence ATGGGCGCACCTGGTCTGACCGGTCTTTCCTGGCGCAAGAGTTCCTACAGCGGTAGCGACGAGAACTGCGTTGAGGTGGCGTTCCTGCCTACGAAATGGCACAAGAGCACGCGGAGCGGTAGCTCGGAGAACTGCGTTGAGGTCGGGTTCGTGCCCGGTGCGGTCGCAGTGCGGGACTCCAAGGACAAGCAGGGGCCCGTGCTCGCGTTCGCGGCTCCCGCCTTCGCCTCGTTCCTGACCTCGGCGAAGGCCGGGCGGCTCGGCTAG
- a CDS encoding TetR/AcrR family transcriptional regulator: MPRDTLTADQIVRAAIALLDDEGLDGLNMRSLGKRLGVAATAIYWHIATKEELVQLAGDAIWGEVELPDLDSTDWRTAATAVATSTHAMLVRHPWLGQAFGSYLLAGPEKARRDEHTLAIYEKAGFAPDDADRAAATVLIFVLGSALGPAAQVSLTRRLNRDGGNAEQRLAETMARSAEIAEQFPRLRERIGTPAAVDYAAAPDNTFEFGLRSILDGFEARLAERGGG; this comes from the coding sequence ATGCCGCGAGACACGCTGACCGCAGACCAGATCGTGCGCGCCGCGATCGCGCTCCTCGACGACGAGGGGCTGGACGGGCTCAACATGCGCAGCCTGGGCAAACGGCTCGGCGTGGCGGCCACTGCGATCTACTGGCACATCGCGACCAAGGAGGAGCTCGTCCAGCTCGCCGGCGACGCGATCTGGGGCGAGGTGGAGCTGCCCGATCTGGACTCCACCGACTGGCGGACCGCCGCGACCGCCGTGGCCACCAGTACGCACGCGATGCTCGTCCGGCACCCCTGGCTCGGGCAGGCGTTCGGCAGCTACCTGCTGGCCGGGCCGGAGAAGGCCCGCCGCGACGAGCACACGCTCGCCATCTACGAGAAGGCCGGTTTCGCCCCCGACGACGCCGACCGCGCGGCGGCCACCGTGCTGATCTTCGTGCTCGGCAGCGCCCTCGGGCCCGCGGCGCAGGTCTCCCTGACCCGGCGGCTGAACCGCGACGGAGGCAACGCCGAACAGCGGCTCGCCGAGACCATGGCCCGCAGCGCGGAGATCGCCGAGCAGTTCCCGCGGCTGCGCGAGCGCATCGGCACCCCCGCCGCCGTCGACTACGCCGCGGCGCCCGACAACACCTTCGAGTTCGGTCTGCGTTCCATCCTCGACGGCTTCGAGGCCCGCCTCGCCGAGCGCGGCGGCGGGTGA
- a CDS encoding serine hydrolase domain-containing protein, translated as MTQRELAGAVEATATEFGIPGVAAGVWADGREIHASHGVTSVDNPRPVDGNTLFHLASVTKTFTATALMRLAVEGMVDLEAPVCRYIPELRLSDERAAAKITVLNLLNHTSGLDWNVIDAGDEAGSLAGFVAEMADLPMIAEPGERASYSQAGYNLAGLVVEKVTGLPFEKAIAALVLEPVGLSNTFFDLDDVVVRSFAVGHNRGDDGELRFARPWKAWRAGARGNDPGGGIVSSVSDLLRWARFHLGTGDGVLPAEALHRMREQTVALRASSLGDGIGICWFLRDAGGVRTIGHGGSGNGQFAELLIAPERDFAVVSLSNAGPDGHPCNRAVVRWALEHYLGVIDRDPQPVPHDDTRAREVAGRYENDAMYLDIATDGSRLTLGVGIRPAIRLASDVEMPPDYPPAAAGFLPGDGDEYVVTEGGLQGERGYFTRDDDGAVVGVDLGGRLFSRAPATP; from the coding sequence ATGACACAGCGCGAGCTGGCCGGTGCGGTCGAGGCGACCGCGACGGAGTTCGGCATCCCCGGCGTCGCCGCCGGGGTGTGGGCGGACGGCCGGGAGATCCACGCGTCGCACGGCGTCACCAGCGTCGACAACCCGCGGCCGGTCGACGGGAACACGCTGTTCCACCTGGCGTCGGTGACGAAGACCTTCACCGCGACCGCGCTGATGCGCCTGGCCGTCGAAGGAATGGTGGATCTGGAGGCACCGGTGTGCCGCTACATCCCCGAACTGCGACTCAGCGACGAGCGGGCCGCCGCGAAGATCACGGTGTTGAACCTGCTCAACCACACCTCGGGACTGGACTGGAACGTCATCGACGCCGGTGACGAGGCCGGATCGCTGGCCGGTTTCGTAGCCGAGATGGCCGACCTGCCCATGATCGCGGAGCCCGGCGAACGCGCCTCCTACAGCCAGGCCGGCTACAACCTGGCCGGGCTGGTCGTCGAGAAGGTCACGGGCCTGCCCTTCGAGAAGGCCATCGCCGCACTGGTTCTGGAGCCGGTCGGGCTGTCCAACACCTTCTTCGACCTCGACGACGTCGTGGTCCGGTCCTTCGCCGTCGGGCACAACCGCGGCGACGACGGGGAACTGCGGTTCGCGCGGCCGTGGAAGGCGTGGCGAGCAGGCGCCCGCGGCAACGACCCGGGCGGCGGCATCGTGTCGTCGGTGAGCGACCTGCTGCGCTGGGCCCGGTTCCACCTCGGCACCGGAGACGGCGTGCTGCCCGCCGAGGCGCTGCACCGCATGCGGGAGCAGACGGTCGCGCTGCGGGCGAGCTCCCTGGGCGACGGCATCGGGATCTGCTGGTTCCTGCGTGACGCCGGCGGGGTGCGCACCATCGGGCACGGCGGATCGGGCAACGGCCAGTTCGCCGAGCTGCTCATCGCGCCCGAACGCGACTTCGCCGTCGTCTCGCTGTCCAACGCCGGCCCGGACGGCCACCCGTGCAACCGGGCCGTCGTCCGGTGGGCGCTGGAGCACTACCTCGGAGTGATCGACCGGGACCCGCAGCCGGTGCCCCACGACGACACCCGGGCCCGGGAGGTCGCCGGACGCTACGAGAACGACGCCATGTACCTCGACATCGCCACCGACGGCTCCCGGCTCACCCTCGGGGTCGGGATCAGGCCGGCGATCCGCCTCGCCTCGGACGTCGAGATGCCCCCGGACTACCCGCCGGCCGCCGCTGGTTTCCTGCCCGGCGACGGCGACGAGTACGTCGTCACCGAAGGCGGTTTGCAGGGAGAGCGCGGCTACTTCACCCGCGACGACGACGGCGCCGTCGTGGGCGTGGACCTCGGGGGCAGGCTTTTCAGCCGCGCTCCCGCCACGCCCTGA
- a CDS encoding SRPBCC family protein — MAQNQHSVSSSVVVEAKPEDVFALLADPRKHPLIDGSGTVREGISGPDRLVLGSKFGMQMKLGVGYRVSNTVVEYEENRRIAWKHFAPHRWRYELEPVGESGTKVTETFDYSRMPLPGVVGRTPMPANSLKSIEKTLQRLKSHLENGDAG; from the coding sequence ATGGCGCAGAACCAGCACTCGGTCTCCAGCAGCGTTGTAGTGGAAGCGAAACCGGAGGACGTGTTCGCCCTCCTGGCCGACCCGCGCAAGCACCCGCTCATCGACGGTTCCGGCACCGTCCGCGAGGGCATCAGCGGCCCGGACCGCCTGGTGCTGGGCTCGAAGTTCGGCATGCAGATGAAGCTGGGCGTGGGCTACCGCGTCAGCAACACCGTCGTGGAGTACGAGGAGAACCGCCGGATCGCCTGGAAGCACTTCGCCCCGCACCGCTGGCGCTACGAGCTGGAGCCGGTCGGCGAGTCGGGCACGAAGGTCACCGAGACCTTCGACTACTCGCGGATGCCGCTGCCGGGCGTCGTCGGCCGGACCCCGATGCCCGCCAACAGCCTCAAGTCGATCGAGAAGACCCTGCAGCGGCTGAAGTCCCACCTCGAGAACGGCGACGCGGGCTAG